Sequence from the Paeniglutamicibacter cryotolerans genome:
TGGCGGTTGGCGCCCAGGAGGCGCTCAAACGCCTGCGGACCGCGGATTTCCAGTTCACCGTCTCCATCACCATCTCCATCCGCACGCTGGACTACTCGAAGCTGGAGATCCCCTATGCGGATGGTTCCCTGCTCACCCACGAACGGCTGGTCCTGACACAGAGCAGCATCCGCACGGATGTGGCCGTCCGTGGCACCGCACCGGTTTTTTCCAGCTCACCACGCGCCACCATCGGGGAACCACCCCGATGGGCGAAGATCGGTGGCAATGTCCTCGGCGTCCTGGACGTCGGACTCACTGCATGGGGTGCGGGGTCCGACGAATGGAACGACGACCTGATCGACCATCCCGAATACTCGGAGAGGAAACAATGGGATAGCGCCATTAAGTCGGCCGGGCTGCGCACTGCCGGAGCCGCCGCCGGAGGCGCCGCCGGAACGGCAGTGGGCGCCGCTGCCGGTGCCGCGATCTTCGGAACCCTCGGGTCGGTGGTTCCCGTGGCCGGCACCGCCGCGGGCATTGCCGTCGGTGGCTTCCTGGGCGGCGTAGTCGGTGGATTCGTCGGCAGCACCGTCGGCGAAGGCATCGGCGGTTTCCTCGACAACATCTCGGACGGCGAAGGCCTGGGCGATGCCATCGGCAACGCATGGAATGATTTGTGGGGCTAATGCACGCCACCCAAGGAGCATCACATGCCTGAATACATCCTGACCGTGCTCATCCTGGCCGCGATCATGCTGGCCTGTGCGATCCCGCTGGGTGTGATGAGCTACCGCGGCTACCGCGGGAGCTGGCGCCGCTTCCTGGTGATGCAGCCTCCACTGATCCCCGTCGGGCGCTACTGGGGCCTGCTGACCAGCGCCGTGCTGGCATTGTTGGTTATTTGGGCCTGTGGGACGACCATGCTGAGCATCCTGCCACGCACCGGATCCTGGACCGGGCAGCATTCCTTCTGGCTCGTCACGGTCCCGGTCATCGTGTTGGTGGCCGCTGCCTACCTTTTCTCCTGGTGGCTGCCGCGGGCCTGGCGCCCCGGATGGCTGAGGGAACAGGACCGCGGCACCCGCCATGACCCCATGGCGCGGAGTCACCGCCATCCGGACGCCCACTGACCACCCACGCACGGTAGATAAACGGAACAGGCAAAAACATGGAAAACCGAATGACCGCCGGCCCGCTGTCGCTGGAGCTTCCCTCCGGTTGGGAACCAGGCCCAGGCATCGCTGGCACCGATGCCATCGCGCTGGCCCCCGCCGATTCCGCCGGAGGGTTCCGGCCGAACCTGGTGGTGAACTCCGAACCATTCAGCGGATCCACGGCCAAGCTCTCCACCGTGGTGCTGGCCACCCACCAGGTGACGATGTCCGACTACCACCTGATCGATGTCGAAGCGTGGGACGGTCTCGCATCCGAAGGCCGGCGCTTCGAATTCATGCACCGGCAGGGCGGCCTCCTGCTGCATTGCATCCAATACACAGCCAGCCTGAACGGGCTGGCCACCCATGTGACATTCAGCTGCGCCGAAGACCAGTTGGCCCGCTGGGACGCCGCACTCCTCGAGTGCGCCGAGACGATCGGGGCATCCGCATGAGCCCGTCCATCCCCGAGCGCGAACCGCGCCTCGATACGCGGGCCAGTGAACGCGCCGCCGTGCCGCGGGAGGAGCTCTCCGGGCTCGGAATCCGCCAGCCTTATCGCAGTGCCGGGCCTTGGCTCTCCCCCGACGCGCTGGCCATGCTGGGACTGTTGGGCCCACGGGCGAGCGTCGGGGTGTCGGCGGACGGCACGTCCCTGGTGAGCAGGCGAGGAGGCCTGGGAGTCTTCGAAAAGCGCGGCACGGCCCCGGCGCTGGAGGAACTGGTCGCAGCCGATCTGGCCTCCCGGGACGGCAAGCTGAGCGGCGCAGGACTCCTGTGCACCGGGCCGCTTCGCGATACGGCATCTGCCTGGCGCGTCATGACCCGGCTCGGCGGCCGGGAGTCGTTGCTGCAGCTGTGGATCGGCACCGCTGGCGACGCGCTGGTCCTGGCCGGACCCTCCTGGCACCAACAGATCCTGGCCGACCGGACCCAGGGGCCATTCAGCGGACATTCGCAGATCGACTACCTTGTTGCCGGTGAGGCGGCAGGCGTGGTCACCAGCTGGCTCGGCATCGGCCCGTCATGGTTCTGCAGGGAGCCGGCCTTCTCCATCGACCGCCGACTCTACGACGCGCGGCTCGCCGGCGACCAGGGGCACCCGGGAACCCCTCCCGGGCCTCCGGAGCTTTGGGAGCATCAGTGGCTGGCCTGGCAGATCGAGGACCAGCGCGGGCTTTCCAGTACGTTCCTCAACGCCGGCCCGGCCGGGCACTTCACCGTGCAGGCCAACGCCGGGGCAGCAGTGCTGGAACGCGTTCCCGCCCGCAATGTGTACCGCCAGCTGGCCATGTTGCTGGCAGACGGGAAGAGCAGGCTGCGTTAGCCATCCAGCGGTTGGCCCAACCAGCACCCCCGCTCCCGATCGGCCGCCTTGTCACCGTGTTGAGGAATCACTGGCGATGGTGGAAGCTTGGAGAAAACGCCGAAGCGATAGGGATCCACCATGCCGTCCATCGATCTGAACGCCGACGTCGGGGAGTCCTTCGGCAGCTGGAGCATGGGCGATGACGCGGCCATCTTCGGTTCCGTTTCCAGTGCGAACATCGCCTGTGGATTCCATGCCGGGGACCCGAGCACCATCGCCACGACAGCACGCGCCGCCGTCACCGCGTCGATCACCATCGGCGCGCACGTGGGCTACCGCGACCTGGTCGGTTTCGGCCGGCGTTTCATCGATGCCTCCCCCACCGAGCTGGCCGACGACGTGCTCTACCAGCTCGGAGCGCTCTCCGCCATGGCCCGGGCGGCCGGTGGAAGCGTCAAGTACGTCAAGCCCCACGGCGCCCTCTACAACGCGATAGTGCACCACGAGGCCCAGGCCAGGGCCGTCATCGACGGGATCAGGGCGTTTGGCGGGGAGCTGCCGGTGCTGCTGCTGCCCGGCTCGATCGCCCTGGAACTAGCGGACAAGGCCGGATTGCGCGGTGTCACCGAGGCCTTCGCCGATCGGAACTACACCCCCGAAGGCACATTGGTCCCCCGCCGGGACCCCGACGCGCTGCAACACGACCCGGAGGCAGCCACCGTCAACATGCTCCGGATGGTCACCGAGGGACGGGTGAAGGCCGTCGACGGGTCGCTGATCCCGATGAAGGCGGAGAGCATATGCGTGCATTCGGACGCCCCGGGCGCAGTCGCCCTGGCCTCGCACCTGCGTGCCGCCCTGGAAGACGCCGGGGTCCGGATCAACGGCTTCGCGTGAGCATCACGGCGATCCACCGTGCCGGTCACCGTTCGCTGCTCCTGGACCTGTCGGGGCCCGGCACGGCGCTGGCCCTGTCCTCGATGCTGGAGGCCGAGCCCCTGTCCGGACAACAGGAAGTGCTGCCCGGCGCCGGCTCGGTCCTGCTCTCCTTCGATACGGCTGCATCCGCCCGCCGGGCGGTTCCGGTGCTGCGCACCCTGGACCCGGGCGAGCTGCCCCCGGGTACCGGGAAGCTGGTCGAGATCCCCGTCCACTACAACGGGGCGGACTTGGACGAGGTCGCGGCGCTGACCGGACTCAGCCGCGAGGCGGTCATCTCCATCCATTGCGCCCACCCGTGGCTCGCCGTGTTCGGCGGCTTCGCCCCGGGGTTCGCCTACCTGGCAGCAACGGGCGGCGAGTTGTTCGTACCACGACGCGACACCCCGCGCACCAGGGTCCCCGCCGGTTCGGTCGCCCTGGCTGGCGGCTATTCGGCGATCTATCCGAGTCCATCGCCCGGGGGCTGGCAGCTGGTCGGGCACACCAATGCGCGACTCTGGTCACTGGAGCGCGCCGAACCAGCACTGATCCAAGCCGGGAACCGGGTCCGGTTCCTGCCCGCACGCGAGCATCTGCCTCCGCTCCAAACCCCGGAAAGCCACCCGGAAGGGCCCACCGAGCCCGGTGCCGATGCGCTGGAGGTCTTCGCCTCCGGGTTGCAGTCACTGCTGCAGGATAAGGGCCGTCGCGACATGGCCGGTATCGGGGTCGGAACCTCGGGCTCGGCCGATGCGGCTTCTGCGGCACAGGCAAACCGACTGGTCGGAAACGATTCCGGGGATGCCGTCATCGAGAACCTGTTCGGCGGTTTGTCGCTGCGCGCCCACGGTGACCAGGTCCTTGCCGTCACCGGCGCCCGGACCGGGCTGCTGGTCACATCACCCGGCGAGACCGGCCTGGTATCCACACCCGCCCAGGACGCACCGTTCCTGCTCCCCGACGGGCACCTGCTCACGCTGGGCCCGGCACGGGAAGGGCTGCGCTGCTATGTGGCTGTCCGCTGCGGATTCAACGAACCGGCGGTGCTGGGCAGCCGCTCGACCGACACGCTCTCGGGCCTCGGTCCGCAACCATTGGTTCCCGGACGGCTACTCCCGCTCGGCGCAGCAGCCGGGTCGCGCATCGTGGGCCATCCGGAGCCCGGTACCGTGCCCGAAGCGGGTTTCGCGGAGCCCGTCTTCCTGCGCGTGATCCCGGGTCCGCGCGATGACTGGTTCGGCTCTGCGGGCCTGGAGCGGCTGTGCGGGCAGGAATGGCTGGTGGATGCTGCTTCAAACCGGGTCGGCCTCCGCCTGGCGCTGCCCGTGGGCTCGCTGCCGCTGGAACGGATCAGGGCCGGGGAACCGGACAGCGAGGGCATGGTCACCGGCGCGTTGCAGGTGCCGCCGTCGGGACTGCCCGTGTTGTTCCTGGCCGATCATCCGGTGACCGGTGGCTACCCGGTGATCGGCGTCGTGGCCGAACGCGATGTGTGGACGGCCGCCCAGTTGCGGCCCGGGACCCGGATCCGGTTTTCCCTGGCAGACGAAGACGCCCCGGTCGAATAACGACCGGGGCGTGCCGCGGATACCTCGTGGTTCCGCTTACTTCTTGGGTACTGCTACCTCCAGGTGGCTGACGACATCGGCCTTGGTGCGCAGGTCATCGATCAGCGACTGCACTGCGGTGTTTTCCTTCTCGTCCAACGCCTGCTTCTTGAACGTCGCCTTCACGTCCTTGAACGCCGGGATCTTGGTCTTGGCCCCGGTCGCCGCGTCCGACTGCTCCTGGGCCTGGACTGCAGCATCGTAGGCCTTGCGCACTTCCTCGTCGGTGACGGTGAAGGGATCGAACATCTCCTTGATGAGCTTCTGGATCTTGACCTGGCGGACCAGCTGCTCATTGACCTGCTTCGCGTCGATGCCCTGCTTCTTCATCGCTTCGAGGAACTTGGCCGAGGTCAACGAACTCGCCTTGGCGATCTCGGCGAGCGCCGCGTCGGTTTCCTTCTTCGATGCGGTGAGCTTGTGCTTGTCCGCTGCCTGGCTCAACAGTTCGGTGCTGACCATGCCGGTCAGGGTCTGTTCCTTGAGCAGTGCCTGGTCCACCGGCTGCCCGGTGGTTGCGGCCTGCGCCGAAGCCTGGCTGAACTGCCCCTCGTAGGTCTTGGTGAACTCGGCCTTGGTGATCGGCACGCCGTCGACCTCGGCCACCGGATCAGGGATCCCCGCGACATCGGGCGTGGTCGCCTGATCGGTGGCGGGACTGGACGCGGCGGGGGTGGGCGCCGGCTCCGGGGCCGATGAGCAACCGGCGAGCACCGCCAGGGAGCAGGCTAGGGCCAGGGGCAGCAGCAACTTTTTCAGCACGATCGGACCTTCAGTCAGGCGGTGGGGGACCTGGCGAGAATATCAGCCGAGACTGGTGGCTCGCTGAATACCCACTGATGGACGCCGGCAGTTGGACACGACATCTCAGCTGGTTGCCGGGTGTCTGATTGAGCATCATCTCCACGTCGACTTCCTTGGCCCAGGGCCTACGGGCACTCTCCGATACCGAGGCACACGAACCCTGGAATTCAAGAACTGGCCAATCGTGCGGATGGAGAACTTCTGCTGCGCATCATTGGCCGACTCGCCAGGTGACAGCGGCGGAGATCCATCCGCGGCGGTCAGGCCAGTGACATGAACAGCTTTTCCATTTCCTTGCGGTCCATACTCGGATCCTCGCTGGTCAGGCACTGCTCAAGCCCCGTGGCGATAATCGCGAAACCGGCACGGTCGATGGCCTTGGAAACGGCTGCGATCTGGGTGACCACATCCTTGCATTCGGCACCCTCCTCAAGCATGCGGGTGACAGCGGCCAACTGACCCTGGGCCCGCTTGAGGCGGTTGATGACCGGCTTGAGTTCCGTGGGATCGAGCTTCATGGGGACATTCCTTTTCCTAGTCGTCTAAACCTCCATCAATCATACCCCTGGGGGTAATTTGGATACCCAGCGGGGTATATGAGAGGCTGGACGCACCACCGCCCATTCCCCTGGAACGCGGCAGCACTCCATCCACCACCACGCAAGGAGCCCCCCTCATGTGCAGGCCAGTCAAATGCAAGAAATGCTCGAAGACCACCTGGGCCGGCTGCGGTAACCACGTCCAGGATGTCATGCGGCACATCCCCAAGAACGAGCGCTGCAGCTGCGACCCCAACGCGCCCCGGGAAAAATCCGGCGGATGGCTTTCCCGGCTCCTCGGCGGCAGGTAGCCCACACCTCGACCATCACCCCTCCACCCGGAGATCACCACACGTGATGCGAGTCACCAGCAAAGGCTCGTTTGCCGCTAGTCTGAAGCAGTGATCTTCCTCAATGACGTGAAACCGGCCTACGACCTCACCTATAACGACGTGTTCATGGTGCCGTCCCGCTCGGCCGTCGCCTCGCGCACCGGCGTCGATCTGAGTACACCGGACGGGACCGGCACCTCGATCCCGTTGGTAGTCTCCAACATGACGGCCGTTGCCGGCCGCCGCATGGCCGAAACGGTGGCCCGACGCGGCGGCATCGCCATCCTGCCCCAGGACATCGGCCAGGAGGCGGCAGCCGACATGATCGCGCAGGTGAAGCGGGCCCATCCGGTCTTCGAAACCCCGATCACCGTCCAGGTCGACGATGCCGTTGCCACGGCGCTCTCGCTACTCGGCAAGCGCGCC
This genomic interval carries:
- a CDS encoding 5-oxoprolinase subunit B/C family protein, with the translated sequence MSITAIHRAGHRSLLLDLSGPGTALALSSMLEAEPLSGQQEVLPGAGSVLLSFDTAASARRAVPVLRTLDPGELPPGTGKLVEIPVHYNGADLDEVAALTGLSREAVISIHCAHPWLAVFGGFAPGFAYLAATGGELFVPRRDTPRTRVPAGSVALAGGYSAIYPSPSPGGWQLVGHTNARLWSLERAEPALIQAGNRVRFLPAREHLPPLQTPESHPEGPTEPGADALEVFASGLQSLLQDKGRRDMAGIGVGTSGSADAASAAQANRLVGNDSGDAVIENLFGGLSLRAHGDQVLAVTGARTGLLVTSPGETGLVSTPAQDAPFLLPDGHLLTLGPAREGLRCYVAVRCGFNEPAVLGSRSTDTLSGLGPQPLVPGRLLPLGAAAGSRIVGHPEPGTVPEAGFAEPVFLRVIPGPRDDWFGSAGLERLCGQEWLVDAASNRVGLRLALPVGSLPLERIRAGEPDSEGMVTGALQVPPSGLPVLFLADHPVTGGYPVIGVVAERDVWTAAQLRPGTRIRFSLADEDAPVE
- a CDS encoding metal-sensitive transcriptional regulator, producing the protein MKLDPTELKPVINRLKRAQGQLAAVTRMLEEGAECKDVVTQIAAVSKAIDRAGFAIIATGLEQCLTSEDPSMDRKEMEKLFMSLA
- a CDS encoding LamB/YcsF family protein produces the protein MPSIDLNADVGESFGSWSMGDDAAIFGSVSSANIACGFHAGDPSTIATTARAAVTASITIGAHVGYRDLVGFGRRFIDASPTELADDVLYQLGALSAMARAAGGSVKYVKPHGALYNAIVHHEAQARAVIDGIRAFGGELPVLLLPGSIALELADKAGLRGVTEAFADRNYTPEGTLVPRRDPDALQHDPEAATVNMLRMVTEGRVKAVDGSLIPMKAESICVHSDAPGAVALASHLRAALEDAGVRINGFA
- a CDS encoding SurA N-terminal domain-containing protein — translated: MLKKLLLPLALACSLAVLAGCSSAPEPAPTPAASSPATDQATTPDVAGIPDPVAEVDGVPITKAEFTKTYEGQFSQASAQAATTGQPVDQALLKEQTLTGMVSTELLSQAADKHKLTASKKETDAALAEIAKASSLTSAKFLEAMKKQGIDAKQVNEQLVRQVKIQKLIKEMFDPFTVTDEEVRKAYDAAVQAQEQSDAATGAKTKIPAFKDVKATFKKQALDEKENTAVQSLIDDLRTKADVVSHLEVAVPKK